One Desulfovibrio fairfieldensis genomic window carries:
- a CDS encoding PP2C family protein-serine/threonine phosphatase has product MAGSARGFPVTLESWGWSQKGDIRPENQDSFLSWNERLLWAVADGVGSSAHGGEAGRLVTRMLLTTPHAASLDEHVDNVGGILRQGNDILRAHGGATQAASTVVALLMHGGEAACLWAGDSRCYLLRDGVLYQCTREHTLRQEKIDNGELTAPEARRMVRGNIITNAVGARDALRLDEVRFSLRGGDKFLLCSDGLSNLLGPDALAARLARTSAREAAEDMARAVDGVPQPDNITLVAVFVSSLR; this is encoded by the coding sequence ATGGCGGGCAGTGCGCGCGGCTTTCCCGTGACTCTTGAATCCTGGGGATGGAGCCAAAAGGGCGATATCCGCCCGGAAAACCAGGATTCTTTTCTGAGTTGGAACGAACGCCTGCTCTGGGCCGTGGCTGACGGCGTGGGCAGCAGCGCGCACGGCGGCGAGGCGGGCAGGCTGGTTACCCGCATGCTGCTCACAACGCCCCATGCCGCCTCCCTGGATGAGCATGTGGACAATGTGGGCGGCATTCTGCGTCAGGGCAACGACATTTTGCGCGCGCACGGCGGCGCGACCCAAGCCGCCAGCACAGTGGTGGCCCTGCTGATGCACGGCGGCGAGGCGGCCTGCCTCTGGGCGGGCGACAGCCGCTGCTATCTTCTGCGGGACGGCGTGCTGTACCAGTGTACCCGCGAGCACACCCTGCGGCAGGAAAAAATCGACAACGGCGAGCTGACCGCGCCCGAGGCCCGGCGCATGGTACGGGGCAACATCATCACCAACGCCGTGGGCGCGCGCGACGCCCTGCGCCTGGACGAAGTCCGCTTTTCCCTGCGGGGCGGCGATAAATTTCTGCTCTGTTCCGACGGTTTGTCCAACCTTTTGGGCCCGGACGCTCTGGCGGCGCGCCTGGCAAGAACTTCCGCCAGGGAGGCGGCGGAAGACATGGCCCGGGCTGTGGACGGCGTGCCCCAGCCGGACAACATCACTCTGGTGGCGGTTTTCGTTTCCTCGTTGAGGTGA
- a CDS encoding serine/threonine-protein kinase, whose product MALHKHLRPVPAARPFRGPRRFPASHNLRKGMPGTEHNGRFLLQQLLGCGGVCEVYAALDLRRVEWSDASPQVAVKRLLPELTRNYQAQLALAQEFCILRHLVHPGVVRVFDLHNEPFGLCYSMELLQGRNAGEIRPGDLPGAALATMTARFFDALAFLHAQGIAHGDIKPANLLLKSGERPVLIDFNVAAASVRKGGTPAAVGLRESLRVPAHSLLYSSPERLEGGPPSMEDDIFSACCTVHEVFSGAHPFKRLSSSEARQQDMVPARPPGIPPFLWPLLRRGLAFQAQARPDAASLRRAFAAWSALCNCTGQVRNFFTP is encoded by the coding sequence ATGGCGCTTCACAAGCATCTCCGGCCTGTTCCGGCGGCAAGGCCCTTCCGCGGGCCCCGGCGTTTTCCCGCGTCGCACAACCTCCGCAAGGGCATGCCGGGCACGGAACACAACGGACGCTTTCTTTTGCAACAGCTGCTGGGCTGCGGCGGCGTTTGCGAAGTTTACGCCGCTCTGGATCTGCGCCGTGTGGAGTGGAGCGATGCCTCTCCCCAGGTGGCGGTGAAACGCCTTTTGCCGGAACTGACCCGGAACTATCAGGCTCAACTGGCCCTGGCGCAGGAATTTTGCATTCTGCGCCATCTGGTCCATCCCGGCGTGGTCCGCGTTTTTGACTTGCACAACGAGCCCTTCGGCCTCTGCTACAGCATGGAGCTGCTGCAGGGGCGCAACGCGGGCGAGATCCGGCCCGGCGATCTGCCCGGTGCGGCCCTGGCGACCATGACCGCACGCTTTTTCGACGCCCTGGCCTTTCTGCACGCCCAGGGCATCGCCCACGGCGACATCAAGCCAGCCAACCTGCTGTTAAAAAGCGGGGAGCGCCCGGTGCTCATCGACTTCAACGTGGCCGCCGCCAGCGTGCGCAAGGGCGGCACACCGGCAGCCGTGGGGCTGCGCGAAAGCCTGCGCGTTCCGGCCCACAGCCTGCTCTACTCCAGCCCCGAACGCCTGGAAGGCGGCCCGCCCTCAATGGAAGACGATATTTTTTCGGCCTGCTGCACGGTACATGAAGTGTTCAGCGGCGCGCATCCCTTCAAACGGCTTTCCTCGTCCGAAGCCCGGCAGCAGGACATGGTTCCGGCCAGGCCGCCCGGCATCCCCCCCTTTCTGTGGCCCCTGCTGCGCCGGGGTCTTGCCTTCCAGGCCCAAGCCCGGCCCGACGCCGCAAGCCTGCGCCGCGCCTTTGCGGCCTGGAGCGCGCTCTGCAACTGCACAGGCCAGGTCCGTAATTTTTTCACCCCCTGA
- a CDS encoding sel1 repeat family protein translates to MRKSLWLLLLAACMTAAAANPSRADGFSADKNFLTTDTEPDNAHLPKAAPPAGLAFVRPDDLYESLYDDARFITPAFKRVERLYKSGKIREAYAEWLQLAWQGDMFAMASLSVVSRVHADQTWPVPPEFWEGWLLTLLGKGEGGYVLGVQYAMLADQYEAGSRSRDFFLQSALTGHWAGMYGTFATAGEREDIPFSPPATPPVTPIQARFMEDRNGEARYWLTRAADSGYWKAAGLLATYYANPQKGAADYARAEHYAAISAENGSVENALTLGAGYADGTFKQHPQCEGYYNYMLLADRLRYNSEPSIERLGRLIRHIKSNPECQKSDAVASGLAESKQLYESWKARSSERLQHRNKLYTRARARLPEVGAAHEKALLKSAPAS, encoded by the coding sequence ATGAGAAAATCGCTTTGGCTCCTGCTCCTGGCCGCCTGTATGACAGCCGCGGCCGCCAATCCAAGCAGGGCGGACGGCTTCTCCGCCGACAAAAATTTTCTGACGACCGACACTGAACCGGACAACGCCCACCTGCCGAAAGCCGCACCGCCCGCGGGCCTGGCTTTTGTCCGCCCTGATGACCTGTATGAGAGCCTGTATGACGACGCCCGGTTCATTACTCCGGCTTTCAAGCGGGTGGAGCGACTCTACAAGTCCGGAAAAATCCGCGAAGCCTACGCGGAATGGCTGCAACTGGCCTGGCAGGGGGATATGTTCGCCATGGCCTCGCTGTCCGTGGTCAGCCGCGTGCACGCCGACCAGACATGGCCGGTGCCGCCGGAATTCTGGGAGGGCTGGCTGCTTACCCTGCTGGGCAAGGGCGAAGGCGGCTATGTGCTGGGCGTGCAGTACGCCATGCTGGCAGACCAGTACGAAGCGGGTTCCAGGAGCAGGGACTTTTTTCTGCAAAGCGCCCTGACCGGACATTGGGCCGGTATGTACGGAACCTTCGCCACCGCCGGGGAGCGGGAGGACATCCCCTTTTCTCCCCCGGCCACGCCGCCCGTCACGCCCATTCAGGCCCGCTTTATGGAAGATCGCAACGGCGAAGCCCGCTACTGGCTGACCAGGGCCGCGGACTCCGGCTATTGGAAGGCCGCCGGGCTTCTGGCGACATATTACGCCAATCCCCAGAAAGGAGCGGCGGATTATGCACGGGCGGAGCATTACGCGGCCATCTCCGCTGAAAACGGTTCCGTGGAAAACGCCCTGACTCTGGGTGCCGGTTATGCCGATGGAACGTTCAAACAGCATCCGCAGTGCGAAGGCTACTACAATTACATGTTGCTGGCGGACAGGCTCCGCTACAACAGCGAGCCGAGCATTGAACGTCTCGGCCGGTTGATCAGGCATATCAAGTCCAATCCCGAATGTCAGAAGTCCGATGCCGTTGCCTCCGGCCTGGCCGAAAGCAAACAGCTCTATGAAAGCTGGAAAGCCCGTTCCTCCGAGAGGCTGCAACACAGAAACAAGCTGTACACCAGGGCCAGAGCCCGGCTGCCCGAAGTCGGCGCCGCCCATGAAAAGGCTTTGCTGAAGTCCGCCCCGGCGAGCTAG
- a CDS encoding symporter yields MQLRDLTMVFSSFASMAAGVFLPGLAGPLEAMPRLMLMVMLYLSFLAVGAGALWDELRAMPGIVCRLTVLRLLALPLFVFAVFRLIMPEFSLGALLLGAAPVGVMAAVFSLMLGANTALILVGNILTSLLLPLSLPLLLSCTDGVLRALGRGGLDLPENFSLGGMTISLCITILLPFAAAMVTRVLPRLAGGILRRQFPLLTTAIVISNLGIFSNYAGVLRQSPALILHALLASCLLCVVMTVAALPATRGMPRQVRLAFLISFGVINNILLMIVSNEFFTVNEALMGAAYLVPLYILLFYYRYCSRTPAPAR; encoded by the coding sequence ATGCAGCTTCGCGACCTGACCATGGTATTCTCCTCCTTCGCTTCCATGGCAGCCGGGGTGTTCCTGCCCGGACTGGCCGGTCCGCTTGAAGCCATGCCCCGCCTGATGCTGATGGTCATGCTCTATCTCAGCTTTCTGGCCGTGGGGGCCGGAGCCCTCTGGGACGAACTGCGCGCCATGCCCGGCATCGTCTGCCGACTCACGGTCTTGCGTCTGCTGGCGCTGCCGCTCTTCGTCTTTGCCGTCTTCCGTCTGATCATGCCCGAATTTTCCCTGGGGGCCCTGCTGCTGGGCGCGGCCCCGGTAGGGGTCATGGCCGCCGTGTTTTCGCTCATGCTCGGGGCCAATACCGCCCTGATTCTGGTGGGCAACATCCTCACCTCCCTGCTGCTGCCGCTCAGCCTGCCGCTTCTGCTCTCCTGCACGGACGGCGTCCTGCGCGCCCTGGGCAGGGGCGGCCTGGACCTGCCGGAAAACTTTTCCCTGGGCGGCATGACCATCTCGCTCTGCATCACGATTCTGCTTCCCTTTGCCGCCGCCATGGTCACCCGCGTCCTGCCCAGGCTGGCCGGGGGCATTCTGCGCCGCCAATTCCCCCTGCTCACCACGGCCATCGTCATTTCCAATCTGGGCATTTTCAGCAATTACGCCGGGGTGCTGCGACAATCCCCGGCCCTGATCCTGCACGCCCTGCTGGCGTCCTGCCTGCTCTGCGTGGTCATGACCGTGGCGGCCCTTCCGGCCACGCGCGGCATGCCCCGCCAGGTGCGGCTGGCCTTTCTGATCTCCTTCGGGGTCATCAACAACATTCTGCTGATGATCGTCAGCAACGAATTCTTCACTGTCAACGAGGCCCTGATGGGCGCGGCTTACTTGGTGCCGCTGTACATCCTGCTGTTTTATTACCGCTATTGCAGCCGGACTCCGGCTCCGGCCCGCTGA
- the creD gene encoding cell envelope integrity protein CreD, with amino-acid sequence MEWIFLAVVALLGLGLALLGGFVFLRWLARLYAAPRRPAHPAADAARPEVGQPAPETENRPTMETTVPAAIPSRREACPDQETRALLRTPLARFSIVAFIAVVLLLPLMLVKDLTDERASLYRSVVRDISKAWGGEQQITGPILLIPYSERQITSRTVRNEDPKAVGGEEYRVIKESRLVPGYFVLLPARADFTCNLDPQERQRGIYRSLVYTARLRMAGHFRLPPLESLKRIAPDLESVDFQRAFAVVGLSWPSALRTVGPFVWNQAELAAEPGTQPFTAVKEGFRIPVPLSPDVKQYDFSQELVFNGSSGISFTPVGGVTAVGLSSPWPHPSFRGDILPVTREVSATGFTAVWDIPSLARSYPNLGTLKTWPDRFTSFAAGVALYESASHYHLIERSVKYGILFIGLTFLAFIIFELSLNARLHPVQYGLVGLAMVVFYLVLLSLSEHFTFLPSYAAASACTVLMIALYAGAALRSVRQGFSVGLLLTALYSLLYAILQMEDYALLMGTALVLVMLGVLMVVSRNLAFERI; translated from the coding sequence ATGGAATGGATATTCCTGGCCGTGGTGGCCTTGCTGGGCCTTGGCCTGGCGCTGCTGGGCGGCTTTGTTTTTCTGCGCTGGCTGGCCCGGCTCTATGCCGCGCCCCGGCGTCCGGCGCATCCCGCCGCCGACGCGGCCCGGCCGGAAGTCGGGCAGCCCGCCCCTGAAACAGAAAACCGCCCGACAATGGAAACAACCGTCCCGGCAGCGATCCCGTCCCGGCGCGAAGCCTGCCCGGATCAGGAAACCCGCGCCCTGCTGCGCACGCCTCTGGCCCGTTTCAGTATTGTGGCCTTTATCGCCGTGGTGTTGCTGTTGCCCCTGATGCTGGTCAAGGATCTCACGGACGAGCGCGCGAGCCTGTACCGCAGCGTGGTGCGGGACATCAGCAAGGCGTGGGGCGGGGAGCAGCAGATCACCGGTCCCATCCTGCTGATTCCCTACAGCGAACGCCAGATCACCTCCCGGACCGTGCGCAATGAGGATCCCAAAGCCGTTGGCGGCGAAGAATACCGCGTCATCAAGGAGAGCCGCCTGGTGCCGGGCTATTTCGTGCTGCTGCCCGCCAGAGCGGATTTTACCTGCAATCTTGATCCGCAGGAGCGACAGCGCGGCATTTACCGCTCCCTGGTCTACACCGCCAGGCTGCGCATGGCCGGGCATTTCAGGCTGCCGCCTCTCGAAAGCCTGAAACGCATTGCCCCGGACCTGGAAAGCGTGGACTTTCAACGGGCTTTTGCCGTCGTGGGGCTCTCCTGGCCCAGCGCCCTGCGCACGGTGGGCCCCTTTGTCTGGAATCAAGCCGAACTGGCCGCCGAACCCGGCACTCAGCCCTTTACCGCCGTGAAGGAGGGCTTTCGCATTCCCGTGCCGCTGTCGCCGGACGTCAAACAGTATGATTTCTCCCAGGAGCTGGTTTTCAACGGCAGCAGCGGCATTTCCTTCACGCCCGTGGGCGGCGTCACGGCTGTCGGCCTGAGCTCGCCCTGGCCGCACCCCAGCTTCAGGGGCGACATCCTGCCCGTGACGCGCGAAGTTTCCGCCACAGGCTTCACGGCGGTTTGGGACATTCCCTCCCTGGCCCGTTCCTACCCCAATCTGGGCACGCTCAAAACCTGGCCGGACCGTTTCACCTCCTTCGCCGCCGGAGTGGCCCTGTACGAATCCGCCAGCCATTACCACCTGATAGAGCGCTCGGTGAAATACGGCATCCTGTTCATCGGACTTACCTTCCTGGCCTTCATCATTTTCGAACTGAGCCTGAATGCCCGCCTGCATCCGGTGCAATACGGCCTGGTGGGTCTGGCCATGGTGGTTTTTTATCTGGTGCTGCTTTCGCTTTCCGAGCATTTCACCTTTCTGCCGTCCTATGCGGCGGCCTCGGCCTGCACGGTGTTGATGATCGCGCTGTACGCCGGTGCGGCCCTGCGCAGCGTACGGCAGGGCTTCAGCGTGGGGCTGCTGCTCACGGCCCTGTACAGCCTGTTGTACGCCATCCTGCAAATGGAGGACTATGCCCTGCTCATGGGCACGGCCCTGGTGCTGGTCATGCTCGGCGTGCTCATGGTGGTGTCGCGCAATCTGGCTTTTGAACGGATATGA
- a CDS encoding competence/damage-inducible protein A produces MKAEIISVGTELLLGHTINTDAAHVARELSALGVDLLHVHVVGDNAGRLEAVLREALTRSDLVITTGGLGPTDDDLTKETVARVTGAPLEEDADSLERLKEYFGSRPMGANQRKQAFLPRGAVAFPNAVGTAPGCAVPAGDGKFVLLLPGPPSELLPMLRTGVTPFLQRYAHGAIASFMVRTFGIGEGAAAMRIKDLTDGANPTAATYATEGEMFVRVTAKADDPAAAEALAAPLVAAVRERLGDVVYGVNVAGLESVVLPELIRRGLTLTTAESCTGGLLAKRITDQPGASAVFGTGLVTYANEAKIRLLGVPEDMLRAHGAVSPEVARCMAENARTRYNSDFGLGITGIAGPDGGTPEKPVGLVYIALSAEDGVRLRVMRPQGRYLGRDWTRNRAASHALDLLRRYLFDLPPDLEQ; encoded by the coding sequence ATGAAGGCGGAAATCATCTCCGTGGGCACCGAGCTTTTGCTCGGCCATACCATCAATACCGACGCGGCCCATGTGGCGCGCGAACTTTCGGCCCTGGGCGTGGATCTGCTGCACGTTCATGTGGTGGGCGACAATGCCGGGCGTCTGGAAGCCGTGCTGCGCGAGGCGCTCACGCGCAGCGATCTGGTCATCACCACCGGCGGCCTGGGACCCACGGACGACGATCTGACCAAGGAAACCGTGGCCCGCGTGACCGGCGCGCCGCTGGAGGAAGATGCGGACAGCCTGGAGCGGCTCAAAGAGTATTTCGGCAGCCGCCCCATGGGCGCCAATCAGCGCAAGCAGGCTTTTTTGCCGCGCGGGGCCGTGGCCTTTCCCAATGCCGTGGGCACCGCGCCGGGCTGCGCCGTGCCTGCCGGGGACGGCAAGTTCGTACTTTTGCTGCCCGGCCCGCCGTCAGAGTTGCTGCCCATGCTGCGGACGGGCGTGACGCCCTTTTTGCAGCGCTACGCCCACGGGGCCATTGCTTCCTTCATGGTGCGCACCTTCGGCATCGGCGAAGGCGCGGCGGCCATGCGCATCAAGGACCTGACGGACGGGGCCAATCCCACGGCCGCCACCTACGCCACCGAGGGGGAAATGTTCGTGCGGGTCACGGCCAAGGCTGACGACCCCGCAGCCGCCGAGGCGCTGGCCGCGCCTCTGGTGGCGGCTGTGCGCGAACGTCTGGGGGACGTGGTTTACGGCGTGAATGTCGCCGGCCTGGAAAGCGTGGTGCTGCCGGAGCTGATCCGGCGCGGGCTGACCCTGACCACGGCGGAATCCTGCACCGGCGGCCTGCTTGCCAAGCGGATCACGGACCAGCCCGGAGCGTCGGCGGTGTTCGGCACGGGTCTGGTGACCTATGCCAATGAGGCCAAAATCCGTCTGCTGGGCGTGCCCGAGGACATGCTGCGCGCGCACGGGGCCGTGAGCCCGGAAGTGGCCCGCTGCATGGCTGAAAACGCGCGCACGCGCTACAACAGTGATTTCGGCCTGGGCATTACGGGCATTGCCGGACCGGACGGCGGCACGCCCGAAAAGCCCGTGGGCCTGGTTTATATCGCCCTCAGCGCCGAAGACGGCGTGCGGCTGCGCGTCATGCGCCCCCAGGGCCGCTATCTCGGCCGGGACTGGACCCGCAACCGGGCCGCCAGCCACGCTCTGGACCTTTTGCGGCGTTATCTTTTCGACCTGCCCCCGGATCTGGAACAATAG
- a CDS encoding O-acetylhomoserine aminocarboxypropyltransferase/cysteine synthase family protein yields MSATRPLHFETLQVHAGQEQADPASGARAVPIYQTTSYVFGNCDHAEARFNLSEPGNIYGRLTNPTQEAFEKRVAALEGGVAALATSCGAAAVSCALLNLVGAGQHIVAEKTLYGGTYNLLAHTLKTWGIATTFADPDESGSFAEAIRPETRAIYIESLGNPHSNIVDIEALASLAHSHGIPLVVDNTFATPWLLRPLEYGADIVVHSATKFMGGHGAALGGVIVDGGRFDWTASGKFPQFSEPDPGYHGLSFVQAAGAAAFAARARAVLLRDMGATIAPLHAFLFLQGLETLSLRVERHVHNALAVVDFLRAHPCVERVNHPSLSESPSHALYQKYFPRGGGSIFSFEVMGGAAEARAFIDRLRIFSLLANVADVKSLVIHPASTTHAQLSPSELAETGIRPNTVRLSIGIEHIDDILADLGQALRG; encoded by the coding sequence ATGAGCGCCACCCGTCCCCTGCACTTTGAAACCCTGCAAGTTCACGCCGGTCAGGAACAGGCTGATCCGGCCAGCGGCGCCAGGGCCGTGCCCATCTATCAGACCACGTCCTATGTGTTCGGCAACTGTGACCACGCCGAGGCCCGCTTTAATCTGAGCGAGCCCGGCAACATCTACGGCCGCCTGACCAACCCCACCCAGGAGGCTTTCGAAAAACGCGTGGCCGCCCTGGAAGGCGGCGTTGCGGCTCTGGCCACGTCCTGCGGCGCGGCGGCGGTCAGTTGCGCCCTGCTCAATCTGGTCGGAGCGGGTCAGCATATCGTGGCGGAAAAAACCCTCTACGGCGGCACCTACAACCTGCTGGCCCATACCTTGAAAACCTGGGGCATTGCGACCACCTTCGCGGACCCCGACGAGTCCGGCTCCTTTGCCGAAGCCATCCGGCCCGAAACCAGGGCCATTTACATCGAAAGCCTGGGCAATCCCCACAGCAACATCGTGGACATCGAAGCTCTGGCCTCTCTGGCCCACAGCCACGGCATCCCCCTGGTCGTGGACAATACCTTTGCCACGCCCTGGCTGCTGCGCCCGCTGGAATACGGCGCGGACATCGTGGTCCATTCGGCCACCAAGTTCATGGGCGGCCACGGCGCGGCTCTGGGCGGGGTGATTGTGGACGGCGGGCGCTTCGACTGGACGGCTTCGGGAAAATTTCCCCAGTTCAGCGAGCCGGACCCCGGCTACCACGGCCTGAGCTTCGTACAGGCCGCCGGAGCGGCGGCCTTTGCCGCGCGGGCACGGGCCGTGCTGTTGCGGGACATGGGCGCGACAATCGCTCCCCTGCACGCCTTTCTCTTTTTGCAGGGGCTGGAAACCCTTTCCCTGCGCGTGGAACGCCATGTGCATAACGCCCTGGCCGTGGTGGATTTTCTGCGTGCGCATCCGTGCGTGGAGCGGGTCAATCATCCCAGTCTGTCGGAAAGTCCCAGCCACGCCCTGTACCAAAAGTACTTTCCCAGGGGGGGCGGTTCCATTTTCTCCTTTGAAGTCATGGGCGGCGCGGCCGAGGCAAGGGCCTTCATCGACCGGCTGCGCATCTTTTCCCTGCTGGCCAATGTGGCGGACGTCAAATCTCTGGTCATCCATCCGGCATCCACCACCCATGCCCAGCTCAGCCCGTCGGAACTGGCCGAAACCGGCATCAGGCCCAACACCGTGCGCCTGTCCATCGGCATCGAGCATATCGACGACATCCTGGCCGATCTGGGCCAGGCCCTCAGAGGTTAA
- a CDS encoding DUF4198 domain-containing protein yields the protein MWKICCASLALLFCVAAQAEAHFGMVIPSTATVTEKKDADLKLDISFSHPMEMQGMDMAAPKAFTVTLDGKSEDLKASLKPATVMGHKAWQAAYKIKKPGVYQFAVEPEPYFEPAEDTYIIHYTKTAVAAFGGEEGWDEPLGLKTEIVPLTRPFGNYAGNVFQGRVLLDGKPVPGAEVEVESYNKTKGHTAPNEYFVTQVVKADENGVFSYGVPWAGWWGFAALNTAKEKLDYKGEPKPIELGAVLWLEFVAPKTK from the coding sequence ATGTGGAAAATCTGTTGCGCAAGCCTGGCCCTCTTGTTCTGCGTCGCCGCGCAGGCCGAGGCGCATTTCGGCATGGTCATTCCCTCCACCGCCACGGTGACGGAGAAAAAAGACGCTGATCTGAAACTGGATATTTCCTTCTCCCATCCCATGGAAATGCAGGGCATGGATATGGCCGCGCCCAAGGCCTTTACCGTCACCCTGGACGGCAAGAGCGAAGACCTCAAGGCAAGCCTCAAGCCCGCCACCGTCATGGGCCATAAGGCCTGGCAGGCCGCCTATAAGATCAAGAAGCCCGGCGTCTACCAGTTTGCCGTGGAACCAGAGCCCTATTTCGAGCCCGCCGAAGATACCTACATCATCCACTATACCAAAACCGCCGTGGCGGCTTTCGGCGGCGAGGAAGGTTGGGATGAGCCCCTGGGCCTGAAGACGGAAATCGTGCCCCTGACCCGGCCTTTCGGCAATTATGCGGGCAACGTCTTCCAGGGCCGCGTGCTGCTGGACGGCAAGCCCGTGCCCGGCGCCGAAGTGGAAGTGGAAAGCTACAACAAGACCAAGGGACATACGGCGCCCAATGAATATTTCGTCACCCAGGTGGTCAAAGCCGATGAAAACGGCGTGTTTTCCTACGGCGTGCCTTGGGCTGGCTGGTGGGGCTTCGCGGCCCTGAACACGGCCAAGGAAAAGCTGGATTACAAGGGCGAGCCCAAGCCCATTGAGCTGGGCGCGGTGCTCTGGCTGGAATTCGTGGCTCCCAAGACCAAATAA